From Salminus brasiliensis chromosome 21, fSalBra1.hap2, whole genome shotgun sequence, a single genomic window includes:
- the LOC140542946 gene encoding transmembrane protein 88B-like, whose amino-acid sequence MCGVEVDDSVEDEHEVEDEFGLCEGVRMLPPPVARCDGSVWGSRRGRCECMCWGLGLVLWNVGLTSVCVTLMAGVFTLVLLPAVLLLYTGFLCHSRVLASPSAICRYLDDNSCSALIILGFVMMSPLVVVAAATFCGLLRRFRLLLYFQPISGAWYRGRGFKWRQDFHAWV is encoded by the exons atgTGTGGTGTGGAGGTGGATGACAGTGTGGAGGATGAgcatgaggtggaggatgaatTTGGGTTGTGTGAGGGGGTGCGGATGTTGCCCCCACCTGTGGCGCGCTGTGACGGGAGTGTGTGGGGGTCCCGGCGCGGGCGCTGCGAGTGTATGTGTTGGGGTTTAGGCCTTGTTCTGTGGAACGTAGGActgaccagtgtgtgtgtgacgctGATGGCTGGAGTGTTTACACTGGTGCTGCTGCCTGCCGTCCTGCTGCTGTACACAGGGTTCCTCTGCCATTCAcgg GTACTTGCGTCCCCGTCTGCAATCTGCCGTTACCTTGACGACAACAGCTGCTCCGCCCTCATCATCCTCGGCTTTGTGATGATGTCGCCACTGGTCGTGGTCGCTGCAGCAACCTTCTGCGGCCTGCTCAGGCGCTTCCGTCTGCTGTTGTACTTTCAGCCAATCTCTGGAGCCTGGTACAGGGGGCGGGGCTTTAAATGGAGACAGGACTTCCATGCCTGGGTGTGA